The proteins below are encoded in one region of Odocoileus virginianus isolate 20LAN1187 ecotype Illinois chromosome 34, Ovbor_1.2, whole genome shotgun sequence:
- the HIVEP2 gene encoding transcription factor HIVEP2 isoform X2, with protein MDTGDTALGQKATSRSGETDKASGRWRQEQSAVIKMSTFGSQEGQRQPQIDPEHIGNTASAQLFGSGKLASPSEVVQQVTEKQYPPHRPSPYSCQHSLSFPQHSLPQGVMHSNKPHQSLEGPPWLFSGPLPSVASEDLFSFPIHGHSGGYPRKKISSLNPAYSQYSQKSIEQSEDAHKKEHKPKKPGKYICPYCSRACAKPSVLKKHIRSHTGERPYPCIPCGFSFKTKSNLYKHRKSHAHAIKAGLVPFTESAVSKLDLEAGFIDVEAEIHSDGEQSTDTDEESSLFVEASDKMSPGPPIPLEMATRGGYHGSLEESLGGPMKVPILIIPKSGIPLTNESSQYIGSDMLPNPSLSTKADDSHTVKQKLALRLSEKKGQDSEPSLNLLSPHSKGSTDSGYFSRSESAEQQISPPNTNAKSYEEIIFGKYCRLSPRNTLSVTTTSQERATMGRKGTMDSLPHVNTRLDVKMFEDPVSQLIPSKAEIDPSQTGMLKSTKFNSESRQSQTIPSSIRNEGKLYPANFQGGSPVLLEAPVDSSPLIRSNSMPTSSATNLSLPPSLRGSHSFDERMTGSDDVFYPGTVGIPPQRMLRRQAAFELPSVQEGHLEGDHHGRVSKSITGPSLKEKKLIPGDRVGYDYDVCRKPYKKWEDSETTKQSYRDVSCISPLKHGGDYFMDPSAPSQGVPTMFGTTCETRKRRKEKSVGDEEDTPMICSSTPLGIATADYESKLQMQEGARSGFGLAGQENPSHGHSERFDLCRPPLQSGSPSLGSEESPLAADQDKQLDGAGRKPPGNVISVIQHTNSLSRPNSFERSESAELAASAQEKASSPSETCDSEISEAPVSPEWAPPGEGADGGGKPSPAPQAPPPPPPPPYHAPPRLVRQHNIQVPEIRVTEEPDKPEKEKETQSKEPEKPVEEFQWPQRSETLSQLPAEKLPPKKKRLRLADMEHSSGESSFESTGTGLSRSPSQESNLSHSSSFSMSFDREETMKLAAPPKPDEFGKHSEFLTVPAGSYSLSVPGHHHHQKEMRRCSSEQMPCPHPTEVPEIRSKSFDYGNLSHAPAAGASAASALSPSRERKKCFLVRQASFSGSPEIAQGEAGADLGVKQEQLEHLHASLRSTWPHAACAVLPPLPAEDPGKQVVGPCPQLSSGPLHLAQQQILHLDSQESLRNPLIQPTSYIASKHLSEQPHLFPHQEALPFSPIQSALFQFQYPTVCMVHLPGQQPPWWQAHFPHPLAQHAPKSYGKPSFQAEVHPSYPLEPLAEHTGKKSADYTHTKDQTYPGYSGTSGLPSKNLLPKFPSGESTKSTDSPSEQVLQEDFASVSAGPLQSLPGTVVPVRIQTHVPSYGSVMYTSISQMLGQNSPAIVICKVDENVTQRTLVTNAAMQGIGFNIAQVLGQHAGLEKYPIWKVPQTLPLGLESSIPLCLPSTSDSVATLGGSKRMLSPASSLELFMETKQQKRVKEEKMYGQIVEELSAVELTNSDIKKGLSRPQKPQLVRQGCASEPKDGLASGSSPFSLLSPSSSQDHPSSSMPSREPGSRASPLGQKSSSGPSESRESSDELDIDETASDMSMSPQTSSLPPGDSQLEEQGKSQKLPAGVLGPRASGPGGKVANSTLLFTDVVDFQQILQFPSLRTTTTVSWCFLNYTKPNYVQQATFKSSVYASWCISSCNPNPSGLNTKTTLALLRSKQKITAEIYTLAAMHRPGTGKLTSSSAWKQFAQMKPDASFLFGSKLERKLVGSILKERGKGDIHGDKDIGSKQTEPIRIKIFEGGYKSNEDYVYVRGRGRGKYICEECGIRCKKPSMLKKHIRTHTDVRPYVCKLCNFAFKTKGNLTKHMKSKAHMKKCLELGVSMTSVDDTETEEAETMEDLHKASEKHSMSSISTDHQFSDAEESDGEDGDDNDDDDEDDDDFDDQGDLTPKTRSRSTSPQPPRFSSLPVNVGAVPHGVPSDSSLGHSSLISYLVTLPSIQVTQLMTPSDSCEDTQMTEYQRLFQSKSTDSEPDKDRLDIPSCMDEECMLSSEPGSSPRDFSPSSRHSSPGYDSSPCRDNSPKRCLIPKGDLSPRRHLSPRRDLSPMRHLSPRKEAALRREMSQRDVSPRRHLSPRRPVSPGKEIMARRDLSPRRERRYMTTIRAPSPRRALYHNPPLSMGQYLQAEPIVLGPPALPVPGCAEYECLEQVRRQSLASACHLIRTESGQHSAHSGNGVLRTWTWEWVSERSREEIKTSFPLSFPLSMHACLKFHYPGNLLIFAEMTEGKIQLKPIHHKISTNLSSFITKRVESFK; from the exons ATGGACACTGGGGACACAGCTCTAGGACAAAAAGCTACCTCAAGGTCTGGAGAAACTGATAAAGCATCAGGTAGATGGAGACAGGAACAATCAGCTGTTATTAAGATGAGCACTTTTGGCAGTCAAGAAGGACAGCGGCAACCACAAATTGATCCTGAGCATATCGGAAACACAGCATCAGCACAACTCTTTGGTTCTGGGAAACTGGCCTCACCTAGCGAAGTGGTCCAGCAAGTCACAGAGAAGCAATACCCACCACACCGTCCAAGTCCTTATTCATGCCAACATTCACTGTCTTTCCCTCAGCACTCATTGCCACAGGGGGTCATGCACAGCAACAAGCCACACCAGAGCCTTGAAGGCCCTCCGTGGCTTTTCTCTGGCCCTTTGCCATCTGTTGCCTCTGAGGACCTATTTTCCTTTCCTATACACGGCCACAGTGGTGGTTATCCTAGAAAAAAGATTTCAAGTCTGAACCCTGCTTATAGCCAATACTCCCAGAAAAGTATCGAACAGTCCGAAGATGCTCACAAAAAAGAGCACAAACCCAAAAAGCCCGGCAAGTACATTTGCCCTTACTGCAGCAGGGCGTGTGCCAAACCCAGCGTACTGAAAAAACACATCAGGTCCCATACCGGTGAGCGGCCATATCCGTGTATACCTTGTGGCTTCTCTTTCAAGACGAAGAGCAATTTGTACAAGCACAGGAAGTCACATGCCCATGCAATTAAGGCAGGATTAGTCCCTTTCACAGAGTCAGCGGTATCAAAATTGGATCTAGAGGCCGGTTTTATTGATGTAGAAGCAGAAATACATTCGGACGGTGAACAGAGTACAGACACAGATGAGGAGAGTTCTTTGTTTGTTGAGGCGTCTGACAAGATGAGTCCTGGCCCACCCATTCCACTGGAAATGGCCACCAGAGGTGGCTATCATGGGTCATTGGAAGAATCGCTGGGAGGCCCAATGAAGGTGCCGATTTTGATTATCCCCAAAAGCGGAATTCCTTTAACTAATGAAAGCTCCCAGTATATTGGCTCTGATATGTTACCAAATCCGTCTTTAAGTACTAAGGCTGATGACTCTCACACAGTTAAACAGAAACTTGCACTAAGACTGTCAGAGAAAAAAGGACAAGATTCTGAGCCATCTCTGAACCTTCTGAGCCCGCACAGTAAAGGAAGCACCGACTCTGGTTACTTTTCCCGCTCAGAAAGCGCAGAGCAGCAGATCAGCCCTCCAAACACAAACGCGAAGTCTTACGAAGAaatcatctttggaaaatactgtCGGCTTAGTCCAAGAAATACACTCAGTGTTACAACCACCAGTCAGGAGCGCGCCACGATGGGTAGGAAGGGCACCATGGACTCATTACCTCATGTCAACACCAGGTTAGATGTCAAGATGTTTGAAGATCCTGTTTCCCAGCTGATCCCAAGCAAGGCGGAAATTGATCCCAGTCAGACAGGCATGCTAAAATCCACCAAATTCAACAGTGAGTCAAGACAATCCCAAACGATTCCATCATCTATCAGGAATGAAGGAAAACTTTATCCAGCCAATTTCCAAGGCGGCAGCCCAGTTCTACTCGAAGCGCCAGTTGACTCTTCACCCCTTATTCGAAGCAACTCAATGCCAACTTCTTCAGCAACTAACTTAAGTCTTCCTCCTTCTTTGAGAGGAAGTCACTCATTTGATGAGCGGATGACTGGCTCTGATGATGTGTTCTACCCAGGAACGGTAGGCATACCACCTCAGCGCATGTTAAGGAGACAAGCGGCTTTTGAGCTGCCTTCAGTCCAAGAGGGGCACCTGGAGGGAGATCACCACGGCAGGGTGTCCAAAAGCATCACAGGTCCAtccttgaaggaaaagaaattgatTCCTGGGGACAGGGTCGGCTATGACTATGACGTCTGCCGCAAGCCCTATAAGAAGTGGGAGGACTCTGAGACGACGAAGCAAAGCTACAGGGATGTTTCCTGCATCAGCCCCTTGAAACATGGCGGGGACTATTTCATGGATCCCTCGGCGCCATCCCAGGGCGTGCCAACCATGTTTGGAACCACGTGTGAAACTCGAAAACGCCGGAAAGAAAAGAGCGTGGGGGACGAGGAGGACACCCCCATGATCTGCAGCAGCACGCCCTTGGGCATCGCGACTGCAGATTATGAGTCCAAGCTGCAGATGCAGGAAGGCGCGAGGAGTGGGTTCGGCCTGGCTGGACAGGAAAACCCTTCTCATGGGCACTCTGAGCGCTTTGACCTGTGTCGACCCCCGCTGCAATCTGGGAGTCCCTCTCTCGGGTCGGAGGAGTCACCCTTGGCGGCTGATCAGGACAAGCAATTGGACGGAGCGGGCAGGAAGCCTCCCGGAAATGTGATCTCTGTGATTCAGCACACCAACTCGCTGAGCCGCCCCAATTCCTTCGAGCGGTCCGAGTCCGCTGAACTCGCAGCCAGCGCCCAGGAGAAAGCCTCGTCACCCTCCGAGACGTGTGACAGTGAGATCTCCGAAGCCCCGGTGAGCCCGGAGTGGGCCCCGCCCGGGGAGGGCGCAGACGGCGGGGGGAAGCCGTCCCCTGCGCCGCaagccccgccgccgccgccgccgccgccctacCACGCGCCTCCTCGGCTGGTGCGTCAGCACAACATCCAGGTGCCGGAGATCCGCGTGACCGAGGAGCCGGACAAGccggagaaggagaaggaaacgcAGAGCAAAGAGCCGGAAAAGCCAGTGGAGGAGTTCCAGTGGCCCCAGAGAAGCGAGACCCTCTCCCAGCTCCCGGCCGAGAAGCTGCCGCCCAAGAAGAAGCGTCTGCGACTCGCGGACATGGAGCACTCCTCCGGGGAATCCAGCTTCGAGTCCACGGGCACCGGCCTCTCCCGCAGCCCCAGTCAAGAGAGTAACCTGTCCCACAGCTCCAGCTTCTCCATGTCTTTCGACCGAGAGGAGACCATGAAGCTTGCGGCGCCTCCCAAGCCGGATGAGTTCGGGAAGCATTCGGAGTTCTTGACCGTCCCCGCCGGTTCCTACTCACTATCTGTCCccggccaccaccaccaccaaaaggaGATGCGACGCTGCTCATCTGAGCAGATGCCTTGTCCTCACCCCACGGAGGTCCCAGAAATTCGGAGCAAGTCATTTGATTATGGGAACCTGTCCCATGCGCCCGCAGCCGGGGCGTCGGCCGCCTCTGCGCTGTCTCCATCCCGGGAGAGGAAGAAGTGCTTTCTGGTGCGCCAGGCGTCCTTCAGTGGCTCTCCTGAGATCGCCCAGGGGGAGGCCGGCGCGGATCTGGGTGTCAAGCAAGAGCAGCTGGAGCATCTGCACGCCAGCCTCAGGTCCACGTGGCCCCACGCCGCGTGCGCCgtgctccctcccctccccgccgaGGACCCAGGGAAGCAGGTCGTGGGTCCCTGCCCCCAGCTGAGCTCAGGTCCCCTCCACCTGGCCCAGCAGCAGATCCTGCACCTGGACAGTCAGGAATCTCTGAGAAATCCCTTGATACAACCGACATCGTATATTGCAAGCAAGCACTTGTCCGAACAGCCACATTTGTTTCCCCATCAGGAGGCTCTCCCCTTTTCTCCAATCCAGAGCGCTTTGTTTCAGTTCCAGTATCCTACCGTCTGTATGGTCCACTTACCAGGCCAGCAGCCCCCCTGGTGGCAGGCGCACTTCCCCCATCCCCTTGCTCAGCACGCTCCGAAGAGCTATGGCAAGCCTTCTTTCCAGGCAGAAGTTCACCCCAGCTACCCCTTGGAGCCCTTGGCCGAACACACTGGAAAGAAATCCGCTGATTACACGCACACGAAAGATCAAACCTACCCGGGCTATTCAGGAACATCAGGGCTACCCTCAAAGAACCTCCTTCCAAAGTTTCCCTCCGGGGAGAGCACCAAGTCAACGGATTCTCCCTCTGAGCAGGTTCTTCAGGAAGATTTTGCCTCAGTGAGCGCTGGGCCCTTGCAGTCCTTACCGGGAACAGTGGTTCCTGTTAGGATCCAGACGCACGTCCCATCCTATGGGAGTGTCATGTACACAAGCATTTCTCAGATGCTTGGGCAGAACAGTCCTGCCATTGTCATATGCAAAGTCGACGAGAATGTGACCCAAAGAACCCTGGTAACCAACGCGGCCATGCAAGGAATAGGATTTAACATTGCCCAGGTGTTGGGGCAGCATGCAGGCTTGGAAAAATACCCCATCTGGAAAGTACCTCAGACCTTACCCCTCGGCTTGGAGTCCTCAATCCCCTTGTGTTTACCTTCCACCTCTGACAGCGTGGCCACCCTGGGGGGCAGCAAACGCATGCTTTCTCCGGCCAGCAGCTTAGAGCTCTTCATGGAGACGAAACAGCAGAAGAGGGTCAAGGAAGAGAAGATGTACGGACAGATCGTAGAGGAGCTCAGTGCCGTGGAGCTGACCAACTCAGACATCAAGAAGGGTCTCTCCCGCCCCCAGAAGCCCCAGCTGGTTCGACAGGGCTGTGCCTCGGAGCCAAAGGATGGCTTGGCGTCAGGGTCATCTCCCTTCTCCTTGCTGTCCCCCTCCTCATCTCAAGACCATCCCTCTTCCAGCATGCCCTCAAGGGAGCCTGGCTCCCGAGCATCCCCCCTGGGGCAGAAGTCGTCCAGTGGGCCCTCGGAAAGCAGAGAGTCCTCAGATGAGTTGGACATTGACGAGACAGCCTCTGATATGAGCATGAGCCCTCAGACCTCCTCCTTGCCACCTGGGGACAGTCAGCTCGAAGAGCAAGGCAAGAGCCAGAAGCTGCCTGCTGGTGTGTTGGGCCCCAGGGCCTCGGGCCCCGGTGGGAAAGTGGCGAATTCAACTCTTCTTTTCACGGACGTGGTAGATTTCCAGCAGATTCTTCAGTTCCCCAGTCTGCGGACAACAACGACTGTGAGTTGGTGCTTCCTAAATTATACAAAACCCAATTATGTGCAGCAGGCCACCTTCAAATCCTCCGTTTATGCTTCATGGTGCATTAGTTCCTGTAACCCGAACCCATCCGGATTGAACACCAAGACCACGCTGGCTCTTCTGAGATCCAAgcaaaaaatcactgcagaaattTATACTCTGGCTGCTATGCACCGGCCTGGAACCGGCAAACTGACATCGTCAAGTGCTTGGAAGCAGTTTGCTCAG ATGAAACCTGATGCGTCCTTTTTATTTGGCAGCAAACTAGAAAGGAAACTAGTGGGAAGTATcttaaaggaaagagggaaaggagataTTCATGGAGATAAGGATATTGGATCCAAGCAAACTGAGCCTATTCGAATTAAAATCTTTGAAGGAGG ATATAAATCAAATGAAGATTATGTATATGTCAGAGGACGTGGACGTGGAAAGTACATTTGTGAGGAATGTGGGATTCGGTGTAAGAAACCCAGCATGCTCAAGAAGCATATCCGCACACATACTGATGTCCGGCCTTATGTATGCAAGTTATGTAACTTCGCCTTCAAAACAAAAG GAAACTTAACGAAGCATATGAAATCTAAAGCACACATGAAGAAATGCCTGGAGTTGGGAGTCTCGATGACATCAGTTGATGACACCGAAACCGAGGAAGCAG AAACGATGGAAGATTTGCACAAAGCAAGTGAAAAGCATAGCATGTCCAGCATTTCAACTGATCATCAGTTCTCAGATGCCGAAGAATCGGACGGTGAAGACGGAGATGATAATGACGATGATGATGAAGACGATGATGACTTTGATGACCAAGGagatttgacaccaaaaacaaGATCAAGAAGCACCAGTCCCCAGCCTCCTAGATTCTCCTCCTTGCCTGTGAATGTTGGCGCTGTGCCCCACGGGGTTCCTTCCGATAGCTCCCTGGGGCATTCTTCATTGATCAGCTATTTGGTTACATTGCCAAGTATTCAGGTTACTCAGCTGATGACACCAAGTGACTCATGTGAAGATACTCAGATGACAGAGTACCAGAGGTTATTCCAGAGCAAAAGTACAGACTCAGAACCAGACAAAGACAGGTTAGACATCCCCAGTTGTATGGATGAAGAGTGCATGCTGTCTTCAGAGCCGGGCTCCTCCCCACGGGACTTCTCACCCTCCAGCCGCCATTCCTCACCAGGATATGATTCTTCACCCTGTCGAGATAATTCACCAAAGAGGTGTCTGATACCCAAAGGGGATTTGTCACCCAGAAGACATTTGTCACCTCGAAGAGATCTGTCACCCATGCGACATCTTTCACCAAGAAAGGAAGCTGCCTTGAGAAGAGAGATGTCGCAGAGAGATGTTTCGCCAAGAAGGCATCTGTCCCCAAGGAGgccagtgtcacctgggaaagaAATCATGGCCAGGAGGGACCTCTCtcccagaagagagagaagatacATGACCACCATAAGGGCACCATCTCCCAGAAGGGCTTTATACCACAACCCACCGTTGTCCATGGGGCAGTATTTGCAAGCAGAGCCAATTGTATTGGGGCCTCCT GCTCTGCCCGTCCCAGGCTGCGCAGAGTATGAATGCCTTGAACAAGTGAGAAGGCAGTCACTGGCTTCAGCGTGTCACCTGATTAGAACTGAGAGTGGTCAGCACAGTGCGCATTCTGGAAATGGAGTCCTTAGAACCTGGACATGGGAATGGGTGTCTGAAAGGAGTCgtgaagaaatcaaaacatcaTTTCCCCTCAGCTTCCctctcagcatgcatgcatgtctgAAATTCCACTACCCGGGAAACCTCCTGATTTTTGCTGAAATGACTGAAGGTAAAATCCAACTGAAACCAATACACCATAAAATATCCACAAATCTCAGTTCCTTTATTACAAAAAGAGTAGAATCTTTTAAATAA